In Cyanobacterium stanieri LEGE 03274, the sequence GGGCAAGTAGTACCAGTTTAATTATTATATCCATTGGTTTAGCAATATTTTTACGTAATGGCATTTTGTTTATTTGGGGGGGAAGTAATCAAAATTATGCTTTACCTTTGGTGGAGGCGTTGAGCATTGGAGGGATTAGGGTAGCATATTATCGCCTTGTGGTTATTATCTTAACGGTGGTTGCTATTATCGCTTTACATTTTATTTTGCAAAATACCAAGATTGGTAAGGGCATGAGGGCGGTGGCTGATAACATCGATTTAGCAAGGGTTTCGGGGATTAATGTAGAACAGGTCATTTTATTTACTTGGGTTTTGACGGCGGTATTAACGGCCTTTGGGGGTGGTTTATATGGTTTAATTACGGTGGTACGTCCTAATATGGGATGGTTTTTGATTTTGCCTATGTTTGCGGCGGTAATTTTGGGGGGCATTGGTAATCCCTATGGTGCGATCGCAGGGGGTTTAATAATTGGTATCGCCCAAGAAATGAGCGTCCCTTTGGTGGGTTCGGAGTATAAATTAGGGGTAGCTTTGGTGGTTATGGTTGTGGTGTTATTATTCCGTCCCCAGGGAATTTTTAAATGATTATGATGTGTTAAAAAAAAGTACAGGTTTTAGGTATTGAGGAGATGGGGAGTAGGGGTGATGGGGTGATGAGGGGTATGGAGAGATAATAATTTATACTAAATCCGTAAGTCAAAATATACCTTATATGAAATCTAAAAAAAATTGCTATAAATATAACTCGACTGGTATGTCATTTTAGAGGCTTTATTTGTTGCAAACATTTAAGTATTTCATATTAGTTCAATTTATTGAACGATAAATTATTAGCCGTGTAATTCATTACACGGTGAGGCTGCGAAGGTACTAGAAATCATACCTTAATTCACCAACGCCCTAATGGATTAATTTCATATCGAATAGAACAAAAAAACTAACTGAGAGTATTTTTATAAATTTTGCCATCTTTGACGATAACCTTAAAATTATTGGTGTAATCTGCAACGACGGAAAGATTCTCTAAAGGATTACCATCGACCAAAATAAGATCCGCATAGGCATCCTGTTCAATAACCCCTAAAGCCCCTGCTTTATAAGGATTACGTTCCC encodes:
- a CDS encoding branched-chain amino acid ABC transporter permease, whose translation is METIQNLFNGLTVGSIIALAAVGLTLTMGILKLSNFAHGDFLTAGAYVTWLVNTNGVNIWLSMVVAVIAITGLMLICEFLLWKPMRNQRASSTSLIIISIGLAIFLRNGILFIWGGSNQNYALPLVEALSIGGIRVAYYRLVVIILTVVAIIALHFILQNTKIGKGMRAVADNIDLARVSGINVEQVILFTWVLTAVLTAFGGGLYGLITVVRPNMGWFLILPMFAAVILGGIGNPYGAIAGGLIIGIAQEMSVPLVGSEYKLGVALVVMVVVLLFRPQGIFK